In one Bryobacteraceae bacterium genomic region, the following are encoded:
- a CDS encoding DUF47 family protein — MRLLPREEKFFDFFLQQARVMCDSARALAEGAKAGGAAMEKAAEAIAALEQKGDEIIHETFIRLNQTFITPIDPEDIHVLASHLDDVTDGIEEAAHRLVAYQVDPVPDLVNEICALLVDCTAELEKAFIALSQEKPLLDHCIEINRLEDRIDKITRTAVAALFRGESDPIRLIKLKEIYEILEKTSDYCEDVADVLQEVVVKNS, encoded by the coding sequence ATGCGACTGCTCCCTCGTGAAGAGAAATTCTTCGATTTTTTCCTGCAGCAGGCCCGTGTGATGTGCGACTCGGCCCGCGCGTTGGCTGAGGGCGCCAAGGCGGGTGGCGCCGCGATGGAGAAAGCGGCGGAGGCGATCGCCGCGCTCGAGCAAAAAGGCGACGAGATCATCCATGAGACGTTCATCCGCCTCAATCAGACGTTCATCACGCCGATCGACCCGGAGGACATCCACGTTCTGGCGTCGCACCTGGACGACGTTACCGACGGGATCGAGGAGGCGGCGCACCGTTTGGTGGCCTACCAGGTTGACCCGGTTCCGGATCTCGTCAACGAGATCTGCGCACTGCTGGTGGATTGCACCGCCGAGCTCGAGAAAGCTTTCATCGCCCTTTCCCAGGAGAAGCCGCTGCTCGACCACTGCATCGAGATCAACCGGCTCGAAGACCGGATCGACAAGATCACGCGCACCGCGGTGGCCGCGTTGTTCCGCGGCGAGAGCGATCCGATCCGGCTCATCAAACTCAAAGAAATCTACGAAATCCTTGAAAAGACATCGGACTATTGCGAGGATGTCGCCGACGTCCTGCAGGAAGTCGTGGTGAAGAACAGCTAG
- a CDS encoding inorganic phosphate transporter, translated as MDSTLALVVIVVAVALLFDYINGFHDAANSIATIVATRVLTPLQAVAWAAFFNFSAIFFSGTAVAKTIGSGLVDLTKIDNYVILAGLLGAIVWNLITWYWGLPSSSSHALIGGYAGSAIAKAGMAGIIWGHQWRDTLLFIFIAPMIGLVLAYILMFLVFWLFKGASPKKMDNWFRKLQLVSSAFFSYSHGTNDAQKTMGIITGVLVTSKYLPDFTVPVWVEAAAYSAIALGTMSGGWRIIRTMGARLTRLKPRSGFCAETAAGLSIIFATFIGKPVSTTHTVAGAIAGVGSIQRVRAVRWGIATNILWAWVLTIPMSGLVGFLALKLLGLFVY; from the coding sequence ATGGACTCCACGCTCGCCCTGGTCGTCATCGTTGTCGCGGTTGCGCTCCTGTTCGACTACATCAACGGGTTTCACGACGCGGCCAACTCAATCGCGACCATCGTCGCCACGCGTGTCCTGACGCCGCTGCAAGCCGTGGCCTGGGCCGCGTTCTTCAATTTCTCGGCGATCTTCTTCTCGGGAACTGCGGTGGCGAAGACGATCGGATCGGGCTTGGTGGACCTGACCAAGATCGACAACTACGTGATTCTGGCCGGGCTGCTCGGCGCCATCGTCTGGAATCTCATCACCTGGTATTGGGGGCTGCCGTCGAGTTCGTCGCACGCTCTCATCGGCGGCTACGCAGGCTCGGCGATCGCGAAGGCCGGCATGGCCGGAATCATCTGGGGCCATCAGTGGCGCGACACGCTGTTGTTTATCTTCATCGCGCCAATGATCGGCCTGGTGCTCGCCTACATCCTGATGTTCCTCGTTTTCTGGCTGTTCAAGGGAGCTTCGCCGAAGAAAATGGACAACTGGTTCCGGAAGCTCCAATTGGTGTCGTCGGCCTTCTTCAGCTACTCGCACGGCACCAACGATGCGCAGAAGACCATGGGCATCATCACGGGCGTGCTGGTCACCTCGAAGTATCTTCCCGACTTCACCGTCCCTGTTTGGGTGGAGGCCGCGGCCTACTCCGCCATCGCGCTCGGCACGATGAGCGGCGGCTGGCGGATCATACGCACGATGGGCGCGCGGCTCACGCGCCTCAAACCGCGATCCGGCTTCTGCGCCGAGACCGCGGCCGGCCTGTCCATCATCTTCGCGACGTTTATCGGAAAGCCCGTTTCGACGACGCATACCGTGGCCGGGGCCATCGCCGGCGTGGGTTCGATCCAACGGGTAAGGGCGGTGCGCTGGGGCATCGCCACGAACATCCTCTGGGCGTGGGTGCTCACCATCCCCATGTCTGGGCTGGTGGGTTTCCTCGCGTTGAAGCTGCTGGGCCTGTTCGTTTACTGA